One window from the genome of Hyalangium ruber encodes:
- a CDS encoding urease accessory protein UreF, whose amino-acid sequence MSHRWRILQLADSAFPTGGFSHSAGLEAAAQQGEVSEPAALRTFLEGSLWQAGHGGLPFLRAAYAPEAEASTLDRWCDAFLSSHVANRASRTQGRALVATASRIFPEAELRRLHEAARARTLLAHYAPMFGLTLRVLAVPLEQAQELFLHLALRGVASAAVRLGLLGPHEAQRLHHELASVQDAVLARCGPLSLNELSQPSPLIDLLGATHDRLYTRLFQS is encoded by the coding sequence ATGTCCCACCGCTGGCGCATCCTGCAGCTCGCCGACTCGGCCTTCCCCACCGGCGGCTTCTCGCACTCCGCCGGGCTGGAGGCCGCCGCCCAGCAGGGCGAGGTGTCCGAGCCAGCCGCCCTGCGCACCTTCCTCGAGGGCTCGCTGTGGCAGGCCGGCCATGGCGGATTGCCCTTCCTCCGGGCCGCCTATGCCCCCGAGGCCGAGGCGAGCACGCTGGACCGCTGGTGTGACGCGTTCCTCTCCAGCCACGTGGCCAACCGCGCCAGCCGCACCCAGGGCCGAGCGCTGGTGGCCACCGCGTCGCGCATCTTCCCGGAAGCCGAGCTGCGGCGGCTGCACGAAGCCGCCCGCGCGCGCACGCTGCTGGCGCACTACGCGCCCATGTTCGGCCTCACCCTGCGCGTCCTCGCCGTGCCCCTGGAGCAGGCGCAGGAGCTCTTCCTTCACCTGGCGCTGCGCGGGGTGGCCTCGGCCGCCGTGCGCCTGGGCCTGCTCGGGCCGCACGAGGCGCAGCGCCTCCACCACGAGCTGGCCAGCGTCCAGGATGCCGTCCTCGCCCGCTGCGGACCGCTGTCCCTGAACGAGCTGTCCCAGCCCTCGCCGCTCATCGACCTGCTCGGCGCCACCCACGACCGCCTCTACACCCGCCTCTTCCAGTCCTGA
- the ureC gene encoding urease subunit alpha, with product MSRTLDRRHYADMYGPTTGDRVRLGDTGLIAEVERDFTSYGDECKFGGGKVLRDRMGQMEGIGDAEALDCVITNALIVDVTGIYKADIGIKHGRIVGIGKAGNPRIMPGVTPGMLVGVTTEVIAAEGHLVTAGGIDTHIHYICPQQAEEAIASGVTTFVGGGTGPATGTNATTCTPGARHIELMLQATDTLPLNIGLTGKGNTSHPAGLVEQIRAGAVGLKLHEDWGTTPPAIDCCLGVAEAEDVQVTIHTDTLNESGFVDDSIAAFQGRTIHTYHSEGAGGGHAPDIIRVCGEPNVIPSSTNPTRPYTVNTLDEHLDMLMVCHHLDRGIPEDVAFAESRIRGETIAAEDILHDMGAISIISSDSQAMGRVGEVITRTWQTAHKMREQRGRLSDERGDNDNFRIRRYVAKYTLNPAIAHGFSHEVGSVEVGKLADLVVWRPAFFGAKPELVVKGGFIAWAQMGDPNASIPTPQPQRMRPMFGAMGRAVGATSLAFVSRRSLEEGRVNTLGLHKQLSAVRRCRGIGKRDMRLNDALPRITVDPETYEVRADGELLRCEPATHVPLARLYSLF from the coding sequence GTGAGTCGCACCCTCGATAGACGCCACTACGCGGACATGTACGGCCCCACCACCGGGGACCGGGTGCGCCTGGGCGACACGGGCCTCATCGCCGAGGTGGAGCGCGACTTCACCTCCTATGGAGATGAGTGCAAGTTCGGCGGCGGCAAGGTGCTGCGTGACCGCATGGGGCAGATGGAGGGCATCGGCGACGCCGAGGCGCTCGACTGCGTCATCACCAACGCCCTCATCGTCGACGTCACCGGCATCTACAAGGCGGACATCGGCATCAAACACGGCCGCATCGTCGGCATCGGCAAGGCCGGCAACCCGCGCATCATGCCCGGCGTGACTCCCGGCATGCTCGTGGGCGTCACCACCGAAGTCATCGCCGCCGAAGGGCACCTCGTCACGGCGGGCGGCATCGACACGCACATCCACTACATCTGTCCGCAGCAGGCCGAGGAGGCCATCGCCTCGGGCGTCACCACCTTCGTGGGAGGAGGCACGGGGCCGGCCACCGGCACCAACGCCACCACCTGCACGCCGGGCGCGCGCCACATCGAACTGATGCTCCAGGCCACGGACACGCTCCCCCTCAACATCGGCCTCACCGGCAAGGGCAACACCTCGCACCCGGCGGGGCTGGTGGAGCAGATCCGCGCGGGCGCGGTGGGCCTGAAGCTGCACGAGGACTGGGGCACCACGCCTCCCGCCATCGACTGCTGCCTGGGCGTGGCCGAGGCCGAGGACGTGCAGGTCACCATCCACACCGACACGCTGAACGAGTCGGGCTTCGTGGATGACTCCATCGCGGCGTTCCAGGGCCGCACCATCCACACGTACCACTCGGAGGGCGCGGGCGGCGGCCACGCGCCGGACATCATCCGCGTGTGCGGCGAGCCCAACGTCATCCCCAGCTCGACCAACCCCACGCGCCCGTACACGGTGAACACGCTGGATGAGCACCTGGACATGCTCATGGTGTGTCACCACCTGGACCGGGGGATTCCCGAGGACGTGGCCTTCGCCGAGAGCCGCATCCGCGGGGAGACCATCGCCGCGGAGGACATCCTCCACGACATGGGAGCCATCAGCATCATCTCCAGCGACAGCCAGGCGATGGGCCGGGTGGGCGAGGTGATTACGCGCACGTGGCAGACGGCGCACAAGATGCGCGAGCAGCGAGGCCGGCTCTCCGATGAGCGCGGTGACAACGACAACTTCCGCATCCGCCGTTACGTGGCCAAGTACACGCTCAACCCGGCCATCGCGCACGGCTTCAGCCACGAGGTGGGCTCGGTGGAGGTGGGCAAGCTGGCGGACCTGGTGGTCTGGCGCCCGGCCTTCTTCGGCGCCAAGCCGGAGCTGGTAGTGAAGGGCGGCTTCATCGCCTGGGCACAGATGGGCGACCCCAACGCCTCCATCCCCACGCCGCAGCCGCAGCGCATGCGGCCCATGTTCGGCGCCATGGGCCGAGCCGTGGGCGCCACCAGCCTGGCCTTCGTGTCGCGCCGCTCCCTGGAGGAGGGCCGCGTGAACACCCTCGGCCTGCACAAGCAGCTCAGCGCGGTGCGCCGCTGCCGGGGCATCGGCAAGCGCGACATGCGCCTCAACGACGCGCTGCCGCGCATCACCGTCGACCCCGAGACGTACGAGGTGCGCGCCGACGGAGAGCTCCTCCGCTGCGAGCCCGCCACCCACGTGCCCCTGGCCCGCCTCTACAGCCTCTTCTGA
- a CDS encoding urease accessory protein UreD has translation MEALAHREVPSQHTPGRGLLALEQGRHGTVVRAARANSPLKLLLPRNHGRGAWAYMASFGGGLVDGDSVHLEVDVGARATGLLSTQSATKVYRSPRGCRQTLHARVGEEALLVLLPDPVACFANARYDQETSVTLAPGASLVLLDAFTCGRAARGERWAFSRYTARTLIERQGVPLLLDAVRLDPGEGDLPHRMGRFEALGMLAVFGPQTAALREALLAPPAPLRRRASLVEAASPLGEDGALLRVAATSVEEATLALRERLRSLPALLGDDPLARKW, from the coding sequence ATGGAGGCGCTCGCGCACCGGGAAGTCCCCTCGCAGCACACGCCGGGCCGAGGCCTGCTCGCCCTGGAGCAGGGCCGACACGGCACCGTGGTTCGCGCCGCGCGCGCCAACAGCCCCCTCAAGCTCCTGCTGCCACGCAACCACGGCCGAGGGGCCTGGGCCTATATGGCCAGCTTCGGTGGCGGGCTCGTGGACGGAGACTCGGTCCACCTCGAGGTGGACGTGGGCGCGCGGGCCACGGGCCTGCTCTCCACCCAGTCCGCCACCAAGGTGTACCGCTCGCCTCGCGGCTGCCGACAGACGCTCCACGCCCGCGTGGGAGAAGAAGCGCTGCTCGTGCTGCTGCCCGACCCCGTGGCCTGCTTCGCGAACGCGCGCTACGACCAGGAGACCTCCGTCACGCTCGCCCCCGGCGCCTCGCTCGTGCTGCTCGACGCCTTCACCTGCGGGCGCGCCGCTCGCGGGGAGCGCTGGGCCTTCTCGCGCTACACCGCCCGCACCCTCATCGAGCGCCAGGGAGTTCCCCTCCTGCTCGACGCCGTTCGCCTCGACCCCGGCGAAGGAGACCTGCCGCACCGCATGGGCCGCTTCGAGGCCCTGGGCATGCTCGCGGTGTTCGGCCCGCAGACCGCCGCCCTCCGCGAGGCCCTGCTGGCTCCCCCCGCGCCCCTGCGGCGCCGGGCCTCCCTCGTTGAAGCCGCCAGCCCCCTGGGAGAGGACGGCGCCCTGCTGCGCGTGGCCGCTACCTCCGTGGAGGAGGCCACCCTCGCCCTGCGTGAGCGCCTGCGCTCCCTGCCCGCACTGTTGGGAGATGACCCCTTGGCACGGAAGTGGTGA
- a CDS encoding VIT domain-containing protein translates to MKTEHAGHEKCGLFTREGAQVPLQGVEVTGELLGGHARVRVRQRYLNAERRPVEAVYIFPLPSDGTLTAFSMECNGRKVQGVVKEREEAFRTYDDAITAGHGAALLDQERPNVFTAQVGNLLPGEETLVEVEFLQAIQVEEGSVRWMLPTLVAPRYIPGGTQGDRTGHGVADPTNRVPDADRITPPIGNVAYGLKMDLLVDLGRAVVVESPSHSLTQEKDGHRVRVKFAKGEVALDRDFVLTVRSEDPSASLTTLVTHRQGEYPGAFALTVVPDLLGLAGGPKRQEVVFVVDTSGSMDGESLPQAQGALRLCLRHLREGDRFNIIAFENSYRTFSPEPVVFTQKTLEQADRWVAALRASGGTELLQPMVAAVGGVPDGVVVLLTDGQVGNEAEILRAVLTARKSTRVYSFGIGTNVSDALLKDMARQTGGAVEFIHPGERIDDTVVAQFSRALAPRVTDLEVRFEGVEGSELAPAELPPLVDAVPWTVFGRYTTPGKGKVTLKGRSGQEPFLITLPVDFPAASDRPAVEKLWAAERIRSWESAELDGRRAQRMKERIVQLAVANQIVTKYTSFVVVEERTGERRASGQPDTRVVPVNAPAGWAMFGNAKKDEAAKIGGLPLAQPFMDVDDDEAERGISAPPRKKLAKSVARPAPAPAGGRGAPLPPPAAAPMASMAPIAAAPEPMARESARAQSAPGTPAKAKGGLLSRVIDSFSQGRAESLDMEEAAPAEAPIEQFEEAKEQARDGFDVNALLSRQLASGLWDGTGAGPEPVRQARATALALLELLRQGITSNHALHGTQVKKAVDALLALATQLTGAPEVAELALGVAWLVAAGPRTRSRIVQAAQPLAGLSACIGNEVALRQHVDSLATR, encoded by the coding sequence ATGAAGACCGAGCATGCAGGCCACGAGAAGTGCGGGCTGTTCACGCGCGAGGGCGCGCAGGTTCCCCTTCAGGGCGTGGAGGTGACGGGTGAGCTTCTCGGCGGGCACGCGCGGGTGCGCGTCCGCCAGCGCTACCTCAACGCCGAGCGCCGCCCGGTGGAGGCCGTCTACATCTTCCCGCTGCCCTCGGATGGGACGCTCACCGCCTTCTCCATGGAGTGCAACGGCCGCAAGGTGCAGGGCGTGGTGAAGGAGCGCGAGGAGGCCTTCCGCACGTACGACGACGCCATCACCGCCGGCCACGGCGCCGCGCTGCTGGACCAGGAGCGCCCCAACGTCTTCACCGCCCAGGTCGGCAACCTGCTGCCCGGCGAGGAGACGCTGGTGGAGGTGGAGTTCCTCCAGGCCATCCAGGTGGAGGAAGGCAGCGTGCGGTGGATGCTGCCCACGCTGGTGGCTCCCCGCTACATCCCCGGTGGCACGCAGGGGGACCGCACCGGCCACGGCGTCGCCGATCCCACCAACCGGGTGCCGGACGCCGACCGCATCACGCCTCCCATTGGCAACGTGGCCTACGGCCTGAAGATGGACCTGCTGGTGGACCTGGGCCGCGCGGTGGTGGTGGAGAGCCCCTCACACTCGCTCACCCAGGAGAAGGACGGGCACCGCGTGCGCGTGAAGTTCGCCAAGGGCGAGGTGGCCCTGGACCGCGACTTCGTGCTCACCGTGCGCAGCGAGGACCCGAGCGCCTCGCTCACCACGCTCGTCACCCACCGCCAGGGTGAGTACCCGGGCGCCTTCGCCCTCACCGTGGTGCCGGACCTGCTGGGGCTCGCCGGCGGGCCCAAGCGCCAGGAGGTGGTGTTCGTGGTGGACACCTCCGGCTCCATGGACGGAGAGAGCCTGCCCCAGGCCCAGGGCGCGCTGCGGCTGTGCCTGCGCCACCTGCGCGAGGGCGACCGCTTCAACATCATCGCCTTCGAGAACAGCTACCGGACCTTCTCTCCCGAGCCCGTCGTCTTCACCCAGAAGACGCTGGAGCAGGCGGACCGCTGGGTGGCCGCGCTCCGGGCCTCGGGCGGCACCGAGCTGCTCCAGCCCATGGTGGCCGCCGTGGGCGGCGTGCCGGACGGAGTGGTGGTGCTGCTCACCGACGGCCAGGTGGGCAATGAGGCCGAGATTCTTCGCGCGGTGCTCACCGCCCGGAAGTCGACGCGCGTGTACTCGTTCGGCATCGGCACCAACGTGAGCGACGCGCTGCTCAAGGACATGGCGCGGCAGACGGGCGGCGCGGTGGAGTTCATCCACCCCGGCGAGCGCATCGACGACACGGTGGTGGCGCAGTTCTCCCGCGCGCTCGCCCCGCGCGTCACCGACCTGGAGGTCCGCTTCGAGGGCGTGGAGGGCAGTGAGCTGGCGCCCGCGGAGCTGCCGCCGCTGGTGGACGCCGTACCCTGGACGGTGTTCGGCCGCTACACCACGCCCGGCAAGGGCAAGGTGACGCTCAAGGGCCGCTCGGGTCAGGAGCCCTTCTTGATTACCCTGCCGGTGGACTTCCCCGCCGCGTCCGACCGTCCCGCCGTGGAGAAGCTGTGGGCCGCCGAGCGCATCCGCTCGTGGGAGAGCGCCGAGCTCGATGGCCGCCGCGCCCAGCGCATGAAGGAGCGCATCGTCCAGCTCGCCGTGGCGAATCAAATCGTCACGAAGTACACCTCCTTCGTCGTGGTGGAGGAGCGCACCGGGGAGCGTCGCGCCTCGGGCCAGCCGGACACGCGCGTCGTCCCCGTCAACGCGCCCGCGGGCTGGGCCATGTTCGGCAACGCGAAGAAGGACGAGGCGGCGAAGATCGGCGGCCTGCCCCTCGCGCAGCCGTTCATGGACGTGGATGATGACGAGGCGGAGCGCGGCATCTCGGCGCCTCCTCGCAAGAAGCTGGCGAAGTCGGTCGCCAGGCCCGCGCCGGCTCCCGCTGGGGGTCGCGGGGCTCCGCTTCCGCCTCCCGCCGCGGCGCCCATGGCCTCCATGGCGCCCATCGCGGCGGCCCCCGAGCCCATGGCCCGGGAGTCCGCCCGCGCCCAGAGCGCGCCGGGTACCCCCGCGAAGGCCAAGGGGGGCTTGCTGAGCCGCGTCATCGATAGCTTCTCCCAGGGTCGTGCCGAGTCCTTGGACATGGAGGAAGCCGCCCCGGCGGAGGCCCCCATCGAACAGTTCGAGGAGGCGAAGGAGCAGGCTCGCGACGGCTTCGACGTGAACGCCCTGCTCTCGCGCCAGCTCGCCAGCGGCCTGTGGGATGGGACGGGCGCGGGCCCCGAGCCGGTGCGCCAGGCGCGCGCCACCGCGCTCGCGCTGCTGGAGCTGCTGCGCCAGGGCATCACCAGCAACCACGCGCTGCACGGCACCCAGGTGAAGAAGGCGGTGGATGCGCTGCTCGCGCTCGCCACCCAGCTCACCGGCGCGCCCGAGGTGGCGGAGCTGGCCCTGGGCGTGGCGTGGCTGGTGGCCGCTGGCCCGCGCACGCGCAGCCGCATCGTCCAGGCGGCCCAGCCCCTGGCGGGCCTCAGCGCCTGCATCGGCAACGAGGTGGCGCTGCGTCAGCACGTGGACTCGCTCGCCACGCGGTGA
- a CDS encoding phospholipid scramblase-related protein, translating into MPPESTALAPLLQHRALRVRQTKEWAEILTGFEGRNRYQVVGDNGQPLFFAGEVGSGVGLFLVRSFFKAKRPFTMELKTPTGVTALRLRRPLRLLFSHMKVEDGEGRLLGSIQQRFAFFSRIYEVRGPSGEVLGRLRGPLFSPWTFILEENGKDVGRIQKRWGGLGKEMFSEADNFGVVFEKEQDARLRTLAVAATFLIDFVHFENYGV; encoded by the coding sequence ATGCCCCCTGAGTCCACCGCTCTCGCCCCGCTCCTCCAGCACCGCGCGCTGCGCGTGCGGCAGACGAAGGAGTGGGCGGAGATCCTCACCGGCTTCGAGGGCCGCAACCGCTACCAGGTGGTGGGGGATAACGGGCAGCCGCTGTTCTTCGCGGGCGAGGTGGGCAGCGGCGTGGGCCTGTTCCTGGTGCGCAGCTTCTTCAAGGCCAAGCGCCCCTTCACCATGGAGCTGAAGACGCCCACGGGCGTCACCGCGCTGAGGCTCCGCCGGCCACTGCGCCTCCTCTTCTCCCATATGAAGGTGGAGGACGGCGAGGGCCGCCTGCTGGGCAGCATCCAGCAGCGCTTCGCCTTCTTCTCCCGCATCTATGAGGTCCGCGGCCCCTCCGGCGAGGTGCTCGGCCGGCTGCGGGGGCCGCTGTTCAGCCCGTGGACGTTCATCCTGGAGGAGAACGGCAAGGACGTGGGCCGCATCCAGAAGCGCTGGGGTGGCCTGGGCAAGGAGATGTTCTCGGAGGCCGACAACTTCGGCGTCGTCTTCGAGAAGGAGCAGGACGCGCGGCTGCGCACGCTGGCGGTGGCCGCCACCTTCCTCATCGACTTCGTCCACTTCGAGAACTACGGCGTCTGA
- a CDS encoding urease subunit gamma — MHLLPRELDKLVLHNAGFLAQKRLARGLRLNYPEAVALLSTQLLELIRDGRSVAELMDVGRRMLGRAQVLPGVPDLLAEVQVEGTFPDGTKLVTVHHPISLEQGDLALALYGSFLPVPAASAFPAPTESVPAPGEVLTQAGEIALNPGRPRLSLPVENRGDRPIQVGSHYPFEHTNRALEFDRARAAGMRLDIPSGTAVRFEPGDRKTVTLVPVAPTPSAGGTP, encoded by the coding sequence ATGCACCTGCTCCCGCGTGAGCTGGACAAGCTCGTGCTGCACAACGCCGGGTTCCTCGCGCAGAAACGCCTGGCGCGCGGCCTGCGCCTCAACTACCCCGAGGCCGTCGCCCTGCTCTCCACGCAGTTGCTCGAGCTCATCCGGGATGGGCGCTCCGTGGCCGAGCTGATGGACGTGGGCCGCCGGATGCTCGGCCGGGCCCAGGTGCTCCCGGGCGTGCCGGACCTGCTCGCCGAGGTGCAGGTGGAGGGCACCTTCCCGGACGGCACCAAGCTGGTCACCGTCCACCACCCCATCTCCCTGGAGCAGGGAGACCTCGCGCTGGCGCTCTACGGCAGCTTCCTGCCCGTGCCCGCGGCGTCGGCCTTCCCCGCGCCCACCGAGTCGGTGCCCGCTCCCGGCGAGGTGCTCACCCAGGCCGGAGAGATCGCCCTCAACCCAGGCCGCCCCCGCCTCTCCCTTCCGGTGGAGAACCGGGGAGACCGCCCCATCCAGGTGGGCAGCCACTACCCCTTCGAGCACACCAACCGCGCGCTCGAGTTCGACCGCGCCCGCGCCGCCGGCATGCGGCTGGACATCCCCTCGGGCACCGCCGTGCGCTTCGAGCCGGGCGACCGCAAGACGGTGACGCTCGTGCCCGTCGCGCCCACTCCGTCTGCAGGAGGCACGCCGTGA
- the ureG gene encoding urease accessory protein UreG — translation MHDDHGHDHDHGHDGHDHDHGHDGHDHDHGHTHEPWLGPGLFREREPRLPRDYQQRAFTVGIGGPVGSGKTALVLALCKALREKHSLGVVTNDIFTREDAEFLHRNKALSPERIRAVETGGCPHAAIREDISHNLDALEQLMHEVKPELLIVESGGDNLAAQYSRELVDYTLYVIDVAGGDKVPRKGGPGITQSDLLIINKTDLAPHVGASLEVMERDARAMRGDGPFLFTQVNKDVGVPKVVEHILSAWREAVGKA, via the coding sequence ATGCACGACGACCACGGCCACGACCATGACCACGGCCATGACGGCCACGACCATGACCACGGCCACGACGGCCACGACCACGACCACGGCCACACCCACGAGCCCTGGCTGGGCCCGGGCCTCTTCCGGGAGCGCGAGCCCCGACTGCCCCGCGACTACCAGCAGCGCGCGTTCACCGTCGGCATCGGTGGCCCGGTGGGCAGCGGGAAGACGGCGCTCGTGCTGGCGCTGTGCAAAGCCCTGCGCGAGAAGCACTCGCTGGGCGTCGTCACCAACGACATCTTCACCCGCGAGGACGCCGAGTTCCTCCACCGCAACAAGGCCCTGTCCCCCGAGCGCATCCGCGCGGTGGAGACGGGCGGCTGCCCCCACGCGGCCATCCGCGAGGACATCAGCCACAATCTGGACGCGCTCGAGCAGCTCATGCACGAGGTGAAGCCCGAGCTGCTCATCGTCGAGAGCGGCGGCGACAACCTGGCCGCGCAGTACAGCCGCGAGCTCGTCGACTACACCCTCTACGTCATCGACGTGGCGGGCGGCGACAAGGTGCCGCGCAAGGGCGGCCCCGGCATCACCCAGTCCGACCTGCTCATCATCAACAAGACGGACCTCGCCCCCCACGTGGGCGCCAGCCTGGAGGTCATGGAGCGAGACGCACGCGCCATGCGCGGCGACGGCCCCTTCCTCTTCACCCAGGTCAACAAGGACGTCGGGGTGCCCAAGGTCGTCGAGCACATCCTCTCCGCGTGGCGGGAGGCGGTCGGCAAGGCGTAG
- a CDS encoding ATP-binding protein, with product MSRDPSADTFIRGGEMGALIRSMDWASTVLGPMEQWPTSLRTVVGVVLENRFPMALWWGTERINLYNDAYRPILGDKHPRALGELAPRVWAEIWHIIGPMGQSILEGHPATWSEHLLLPMQRKGFIEETYFTFSYSPVPNDTGGVGGMLITCQETTEQVLSERRLRMLQDLAVRPTGARTPEQACLLGAQAFQQNLADLPFAHLYLLDETGLHARLVAAVGISVGTPGSAEDPWSLRAVASSGKAVLLRGLRARFGGSLPEGVPDAALVLPVARPGETRLAGILVAGLSPQLVFDEKYRSFLELTAGQVATAIANVSALREAERRAEALAELDRSKTVFFSNVSHEFRTPLTLMLGPLEDLLAGQQGVLTAAQHKQLELIHRSGLRLLKLVNTLLDFSRIEAGRANASYEATDLATLTAELASAYSSIMEQASLKLTVDCPPLPQPVWVDRQMWEKVVLNLLSNAFKFTFAGEIRVSLHIQGEQVALTVADTGSGIPPEELPRIFERFHRVQGAKGRSYEGSGIGLSLVQELVKLHGGTVRVESIPGQGTTFTVLIPTGQAHLPPERIQATKASTPTGMGTAAFLQESSGWLQSATPAPSAPEPDAAPAQGHILVADDNADMREYIQRLLEGRFSVETVKDGHAALAAARERPPDLVLSDVMMPGMDGFGLLQALRADPRTATIPVILLSARAGEEATVEGLKAGANDYLVKPFSARELLMRVEGNVKTARSRQDLDAFAGRIAHDLKNLLSPLALIGMKVKASRDERVQRAGGMLERLTQRANDVLDGMLAFARAGLAEEQESEVRLRGVINDVVEDVSNLRSQVDAELDTREVEDLGVALPRGLLYVILVNLLTNALKFMVDRPVRRVSVSARTNNGHCLLTVKDTGPGIAPEALPHIFEPFFRAPGASASGHGIGLATVQRILRASNGDVHVESTPGVGTTFQVRLPLVPRAAVAS from the coding sequence ATGAGCCGCGACCCTTCCGCCGACACCTTCATTCGGGGCGGAGAGATGGGCGCGCTCATCCGTTCCATGGACTGGGCGAGCACCGTGCTCGGTCCCATGGAGCAATGGCCCACCAGCCTGCGGACCGTCGTGGGCGTCGTCCTCGAGAACCGGTTTCCGATGGCGCTCTGGTGGGGCACCGAGCGCATCAACCTCTACAATGATGCGTACCGGCCCATCCTGGGCGACAAGCACCCTCGCGCGCTGGGGGAGCTCGCTCCCCGAGTGTGGGCGGAGATCTGGCACATCATCGGCCCCATGGGCCAGAGCATCCTGGAGGGCCATCCCGCCACCTGGAGCGAGCACCTGCTGCTGCCGATGCAGCGCAAGGGCTTCATCGAGGAGACCTACTTCACCTTCTCCTACAGTCCCGTCCCCAATGACACGGGCGGCGTGGGCGGAATGCTCATCACCTGCCAGGAGACCACCGAGCAGGTGTTGAGCGAGCGCCGCCTGCGCATGCTCCAGGATCTCGCGGTGCGGCCCACCGGGGCGCGGACACCGGAGCAGGCGTGCCTGTTGGGCGCGCAGGCGTTTCAGCAGAACCTCGCGGACCTTCCCTTCGCGCACCTGTACCTGCTGGACGAGACGGGCCTTCACGCACGCCTCGTGGCCGCCGTGGGCATCTCCGTGGGCACGCCGGGCAGCGCCGAGGACCCCTGGTCCCTGCGCGCCGTCGCGAGCTCGGGCAAGGCGGTCCTCCTGCGAGGGCTCCGGGCCCGCTTCGGGGGCTCGCTGCCCGAAGGCGTTCCGGACGCGGCCCTGGTGCTCCCCGTGGCTCGCCCGGGAGAGACGCGGCTGGCGGGCATCCTCGTGGCGGGCCTGAGCCCACAGCTCGTCTTCGACGAGAAGTACCGCAGCTTCCTGGAGCTGACGGCCGGGCAGGTGGCCACCGCCATCGCCAACGTGAGCGCCCTGCGCGAGGCCGAGCGGCGCGCCGAGGCGCTGGCGGAGCTGGATCGCTCGAAGACCGTCTTCTTCAGCAACGTCTCCCACGAGTTCCGCACCCCGCTGACCCTGATGCTGGGCCCGCTGGAGGACCTGCTCGCGGGGCAGCAGGGCGTGCTCACCGCGGCCCAGCACAAGCAGCTCGAGCTCATCCACCGCAGCGGCCTGCGGCTGCTCAAGCTCGTCAACACCCTGCTCGACTTCAGCCGCATCGAAGCGGGTCGGGCCAACGCCTCCTATGAGGCGACGGACCTGGCCACCCTGACGGCGGAGCTGGCCAGCGCCTACAGCTCCATCATGGAGCAGGCGAGCCTGAAGCTGACCGTGGACTGCCCGCCCCTGCCCCAGCCCGTCTGGGTGGACCGCCAGATGTGGGAGAAGGTTGTGCTCAACCTGCTCTCCAACGCCTTCAAGTTCACCTTCGCGGGAGAGATTCGCGTCTCTCTCCATATCCAGGGCGAGCAGGTGGCGCTGACCGTCGCCGACACGGGTTCGGGCATTCCCCCGGAGGAGCTGCCGCGCATCTTCGAGCGCTTCCACCGCGTGCAGGGGGCCAAGGGCCGAAGCTACGAGGGCAGCGGCATTGGCCTCTCGCTGGTGCAGGAGCTGGTGAAGCTGCACGGTGGCACCGTGCGGGTGGAGAGCATTCCGGGCCAGGGCACGACGTTCACCGTCCTGATTCCCACCGGCCAGGCCCACCTGCCTCCGGAGCGGATACAGGCCACCAAGGCTTCCACGCCGACTGGGATGGGAACCGCCGCGTTCCTCCAGGAGTCCAGCGGTTGGCTGCAAAGCGCCACGCCGGCCCCTTCCGCGCCAGAGCCCGACGCGGCCCCCGCGCAGGGCCACATCCTCGTGGCCGACGACAACGCGGACATGCGCGAGTACATCCAGCGGCTCCTGGAGGGCCGCTTCAGCGTGGAGACGGTGAAGGATGGCCACGCGGCCCTGGCTGCGGCGCGGGAGCGGCCCCCGGACCTGGTGCTCTCGGATGTCATGATGCCGGGGATGGACGGCTTCGGCCTGCTGCAAGCGCTCCGAGCCGATCCCCGCACCGCGACCATCCCCGTCATCCTGCTGTCGGCGCGCGCCGGCGAGGAAGCCACCGTCGAGGGCCTGAAGGCGGGCGCCAATGACTACCTGGTGAAGCCCTTCTCGGCGCGGGAGCTGCTGATGCGCGTCGAGGGCAACGTGAAGACCGCCAGGTCGCGCCAGGACCTGGATGCCTTCGCGGGCCGCATCGCGCATGACCTGAAGAACCTGCTGTCACCCCTGGCCTTGATTGGCATGAAGGTGAAGGCCTCCCGGGACGAGCGCGTGCAGCGCGCCGGAGGGATGCTGGAGCGGCTGACCCAGCGCGCGAACGACGTGCTGGACGGCATGCTGGCCTTCGCCCGCGCGGGCCTCGCCGAGGAGCAGGAGAGCGAGGTGCGCCTCCGCGGCGTCATCAACGATGTGGTGGAGGACGTGAGCAACCTGCGGAGCCAGGTGGACGCCGAGCTGGACACCCGCGAGGTGGAGGACCTGGGAGTGGCCCTGCCGCGAGGCCTGCTCTACGTCATCCTCGTCAACCTGCTCACCAACGCGCTCAAGTTCATGGTGGATCGGCCCGTGCGGCGCGTCTCCGTGTCCGCGCGCACGAACAACGGGCACTGCCTGCTCACGGTGAAGGACACGGGCCCCGGGATTGCTCCCGAGGCCCTGCCGCACATCTTCGAGCCCTTCTTCCGAGCGCCTGGCGCGAGCGCCTCGGGCCACGGCATCGGCCTGGCCACGGTGCAGCGCATCCTCCGAGCCAGCAACGGCGACGTCCACGTGGAGTCCACGCCAGGCGTCGGCACGACGTTCCAGGTCCGCCTGCCGCTGGTGCCTCGGGCCGCCGTCGCCTCCTGA